In Salana multivorans, a single genomic region encodes these proteins:
- a CDS encoding NADH-quinone oxidoreductase subunit D, translated as MSTAHHTSRTGRVDGATESTFVDGVEEDLDGAASFTAHGGDWAQIAEEAARLGEERIVVNMGPQHPSTHGVLRLIIELDGETVREARVGIGYLHTGIEKNMEFRTWTQGVTYCTRMDYVAPFFQEVAYCLGVEKLLGIEAPERATLVRVLLMELQRAASHLVAIGTGGNELGATTIMTEAFTAREEILKIFELVSGLRMNHAYIRPGGLAQDIPPGTTAAIREMMPRFFQYVGHLHKLIDANPIMKGRAIGIGYLPLSTAMSLGVTGPILRSAGLPFDLRKDDPYCGYETYDFKVPTSSDADAFSRILLRFDEIDESMRIVEQVMDRIDAQDRAGGSHPVMVADPEVRWPAQLAIGPDGQGTSAAHIREIMGHSMESLIHHFKLVTEGFRVPAGQVFVDVEHAKGNLGVHLVSDGATRPYRAHFRDPSFTNLQSLAAMCEGGQIADVVVAVASIDPVLGGVDR; from the coding sequence ATGAGCACGGCTCACCACACGTCCCGGACCGGCCGCGTCGACGGCGCGACCGAGTCCACGTTCGTCGACGGCGTCGAGGAGGACCTCGACGGCGCCGCGTCGTTCACCGCGCACGGCGGCGACTGGGCGCAGATCGCCGAGGAGGCGGCCCGGCTCGGCGAGGAGCGGATCGTCGTCAACATGGGTCCCCAGCACCCGTCGACGCACGGCGTGCTCCGGCTCATCATCGAGCTCGACGGCGAGACCGTCCGCGAGGCCCGGGTCGGCATCGGCTACCTGCACACGGGCATCGAGAAGAACATGGAGTTCCGCACGTGGACCCAGGGCGTGACGTACTGCACGCGCATGGACTACGTCGCCCCGTTCTTCCAGGAGGTCGCCTACTGCCTCGGCGTCGAGAAGCTCCTCGGCATCGAGGCGCCTGAGCGCGCCACGCTCGTCCGCGTCCTGCTCATGGAGCTGCAGCGCGCCGCGTCGCACCTCGTCGCGATCGGCACGGGCGGCAACGAGCTCGGCGCGACGACGATCATGACGGAGGCGTTCACCGCCCGCGAGGAGATCCTCAAGATCTTCGAGCTCGTCTCGGGCCTGCGGATGAACCACGCGTACATCCGCCCGGGCGGGCTCGCCCAGGACATCCCGCCGGGGACGACCGCGGCCATCCGCGAGATGATGCCGCGGTTCTTCCAGTACGTCGGCCACCTGCACAAGCTGATCGACGCGAACCCGATCATGAAGGGCCGCGCCATCGGGATCGGCTACCTGCCGCTCTCGACGGCGATGTCGCTCGGGGTGACGGGGCCGATCCTGCGCTCCGCCGGCCTCCCGTTCGACCTGCGCAAGGACGACCCGTACTGCGGGTACGAGACCTACGACTTCAAGGTCCCGACCTCCTCCGACGCCGACGCCTTCTCGCGGATCCTGCTCCGGTTCGACGAGATCGACGAGTCGATGCGCATCGTCGAGCAGGTCATGGACCGGATCGACGCGCAGGACAGGGCCGGCGGCAGCCACCCGGTCATGGTCGCCGACCCCGAGGTGCGCTGGCCGGCCCAGCTCGCCATCGGCCCGGACGGCCAGGGCACCTCCGCCGCCCACATCCGCGAGATCATGGGCCACTCGATGGAGTCGCTCATCCACCACTTCAAGCTGGTGACCGAGGGCTTCCGCGTCCCGGCCGGCCAGGTGTTCGTCGACGTCGAGCACGCCAAGGGCAACCTGGGCGTCCACCTCGTCTCCGACGGCGCGACGCGTCCCTACCGCGCCCACTTCCGTGATCCGTCCTTCACCAACCTCCAGTCGCTGGCGGCCATGTGCGAGGGCGGGCAGATCGCCGACGTCGTCGTGGCAGTCGCCTCGATCGACCCCGTCCTGGGAGGTGTCGACCGATGA
- a CDS encoding NADH-quinone oxidoreductase subunit C, whose translation MSTDTPGSKANPPEETRPDAPSSAVPEAPAAAPTDPAAVTSGELDDAGEVVEGGPVVPGGLPEPAPALEDQARGDLVATRQGLFGNTDTGDTSGFRGLQVSVVIDVPTERPYGGWFDEVVDILAEVLEDNGIAYGAAVRKVVVDRGELTLEIAREHLVTVCRLLRDEQDLRFDLSLGVSGVHYPEDAGRELHAVYHLRSITNGPRLLRLEVAVPDADPHVPSTTNVYPVNDWHERETWDFFGIIFDGHPGLARIAMPDDWVGHPQRKDYPLGGIPVEYKGATVPPADQRRSYR comes from the coding sequence ATGAGCACCGACACCCCGGGGAGCAAGGCGAACCCGCCCGAGGAGACGCGCCCCGACGCGCCGTCGTCCGCCGTGCCCGAGGCTCCGGCTGCCGCCCCGACCGACCCCGCCGCCGTCACGTCCGGCGAGCTGGACGACGCGGGCGAGGTCGTCGAGGGGGGCCCGGTGGTGCCGGGCGGGTTGCCCGAGCCGGCCCCCGCGCTGGAGGACCAGGCCCGCGGCGACCTCGTCGCCACCCGCCAGGGCCTGTTCGGCAACACGGACACGGGCGACACGTCCGGCTTCCGCGGTCTCCAGGTCTCCGTCGTCATCGACGTCCCGACCGAGCGGCCCTACGGCGGCTGGTTCGACGAGGTCGTCGACATCCTCGCCGAGGTGCTCGAGGACAACGGGATCGCCTACGGGGCGGCCGTGCGCAAGGTCGTCGTCGACCGCGGCGAGCTGACGCTCGAGATCGCGCGCGAGCACCTCGTGACGGTCTGCCGCCTCCTGCGCGACGAGCAGGACCTGCGCTTCGACCTGTCGCTCGGCGTCAGCGGGGTGCACTACCCGGAGGACGCCGGCCGCGAGCTGCACGCCGTCTACCACCTGCGCTCCATCACGAACGGTCCCCGGCTGCTGCGGCTCGAGGTCGCCGTGCCGGACGCCGACCCGCACGTCCCGTCGACGACGAACGTCTACCCGGTCAACGACTGGCACGAGCGCGAGACCTGGGACTTCTTCGGGATCATCTTCGACGGCCACCCCGGCCTCGCCCGCATCGCGATGCCGGACGACTGGGTCGGCCACCCCCAGCGCAAGGACTACCCGCTGGGCGGCATCCCCGTCGAGTACAAGGGCGCCACCGTGCCCCCCGCCGACCAGCGGAGGTCCTACCGATGA
- a CDS encoding NADH-quinone oxidoreductase subunit B, with protein MGRGIEEQAPGFALGAIGDIVGLARKASMWPVTMGLACCAIEMMATGTPRFDISRFGMEVFRASPRHADLMIVSGRLSQKMAPIVRQVYDQMSEPKWVLSMGACASSGGMFNNYAIVQGVDHVVPVDIYLPGCPPRPEMLLNAILELHEQVKKAPLGARRDEIARRVEAAALAATPTHAQKGLLA; from the coding sequence ATGGGACGCGGTATCGAGGAGCAGGCTCCCGGCTTCGCACTGGGCGCGATCGGCGACATCGTCGGGCTGGCCCGCAAGGCGTCGATGTGGCCCGTCACGATGGGGCTCGCGTGCTGCGCCATCGAGATGATGGCGACGGGCACGCCCCGTTTCGACATCTCCCGGTTCGGCATGGAGGTCTTCCGGGCCTCCCCGCGCCACGCGGACCTCATGATCGTCTCGGGCCGGCTGTCGCAGAAGATGGCCCCCATCGTGCGTCAGGTCTACGACCAGATGTCCGAGCCGAAGTGGGTCCTGTCGATGGGCGCCTGCGCGTCCTCCGGCGGGATGTTCAACAACTACGCGATCGTCCAGGGCGTCGACCACGTCGTCCCCGTCGACATCTACCTGCCCGGCTGCCCGCCGCGCCCGGAGATGCTGCTGAACGCGATCCTCGAGCTGCACGAGCAGGTCAAGAAGGCGCCGCTCGGCGCCCGCCGGGACGAGATCGCCCGTCGCGTCGAGGCCGCGGCGCTCGCCGCCACCCCGACGCACGCCCAGAAGGGGCTGCTCGCATGA
- a CDS encoding NADH-quinone oxidoreductase subunit A — MTNPYTPILVMMGVAALLALGGVGASAIIGPRVYSRAKLEAYECGIQPTPHAVGHGRFNIKYYLVAMTFIIFDIEVVFLYPWAVAFHDLAVFGIVAMMGFLALITVPYIYEWRRGALNWD; from the coding sequence ATGACCAATCCCTACACTCCGATCCTCGTCATGATGGGGGTCGCGGCCCTGCTCGCCCTCGGGGGCGTCGGCGCCAGCGCGATCATCGGGCCGCGCGTGTACTCGCGCGCCAAGCTCGAGGCGTACGAGTGCGGCATCCAGCCGACGCCGCACGCCGTCGGTCACGGCCGGTTCAACATCAAGTACTACCTCGTCGCGATGACGTTCATCATCTTCGACATCGAGGTGGTCTTCCTGTACCCGTGGGCCGTCGCCTTCCACGACCTGGCCGTCTTCGGGATCGTCGCGATGATGGGCTTCCTCGCCCTCATCACCGTCCCCTACATCTACGAGTGGCGCCGCGGCGCCCTGAACTGGGACTGA
- a CDS encoding geranylgeranyl reductase family protein: protein MAAATASADVIVVGAGPGGAATAHYLAQRGLDVVVLEKATFPRDKICGDGLTPRAVAELISMGVPIREDDGWLRNVGLRVVGGGHRIEMPWPELETVPSYGLTRTREDLDETLARHAVASGARLLEGHSVTGAVRSDDGRITGVTVKRVDARGRATGEPELTFTAPYVVDAGGVAARLATSVGREKLASRPLGVAVRTYFRTPEGTPRADDDMMESHLELWDGKPGESALLPGYGWIFALGNGLANVGLGSVSSDAKATTINYRDVFARWIANVPQEWGFTPENQVGPVRSAALPMAFNRKPLYADGLLLVGDSGGMVSPFNGEGIAYAMQAGRFAADVIAQALARPDAASRERAMQAYPRLMRAELGGYYALGKQFVKIIEHPRVMRVCTKYGLPRPTLMKFVHKLLSDSYDRTGGDAMDRIITALTKVVPAA, encoded by the coding sequence ATGGCAGCCGCGACTGCTAGCGCCGACGTCATCGTCGTCGGCGCGGGTCCCGGTGGAGCCGCGACGGCGCACTACCTCGCCCAGCGCGGGCTCGACGTCGTCGTGCTGGAGAAGGCCACCTTCCCGCGCGACAAGATCTGCGGCGACGGCCTCACGCCGCGCGCGGTCGCCGAGCTCATCTCGATGGGCGTGCCGATCCGCGAGGACGACGGCTGGCTGCGCAACGTCGGGCTGCGCGTCGTCGGCGGCGGGCACCGGATCGAGATGCCGTGGCCGGAGCTCGAGACCGTCCCGAGCTACGGCCTCACCCGCACCCGCGAGGACCTGGACGAGACCCTCGCCCGCCACGCGGTCGCCAGCGGGGCCAGGCTCCTCGAGGGGCACAGCGTGACCGGCGCGGTCCGCTCCGACGACGGCCGGATCACGGGCGTCACCGTCAAGCGCGTCGACGCGCGCGGTCGCGCGACCGGTGAGCCCGAGCTGACCTTCACCGCCCCCTACGTCGTCGACGCCGGTGGGGTCGCCGCCCGGCTGGCCACGAGCGTCGGGCGCGAGAAGCTGGCGAGCCGCCCGCTCGGCGTCGCCGTCCGCACCTACTTCCGCACGCCCGAGGGCACGCCGCGGGCCGACGACGACATGATGGAGTCCCACCTCGAGCTGTGGGACGGCAAGCCGGGGGAGTCGGCGCTCCTGCCCGGCTACGGCTGGATCTTCGCGCTCGGCAACGGTCTGGCGAACGTCGGCCTCGGCAGCGTCTCCTCGGACGCCAAGGCGACGACGATCAACTACCGCGACGTGTTCGCGCGCTGGATCGCCAACGTCCCGCAGGAGTGGGGCTTCACGCCCGAGAACCAGGTCGGTCCCGTGCGCAGCGCCGCCCTGCCGATGGCGTTCAACCGCAAGCCGCTCTACGCGGACGGCCTGCTCCTGGTCGGCGACTCCGGCGGCATGGTGAGCCCGTTCAACGGCGAGGGCATCGCCTACGCGATGCAGGCCGGCCGGTTCGCCGCCGACGTCATCGCCCAGGCGCTCGCGCGTCCCGACGCGGCCAGCCGGGAGCGCGCGATGCAGGCGTACCCGCGCCTCATGCGGGCCGAGCTCGGCGGCTACTACGCCCTTGGCAAGCAGTTCGTGAAGATCATCGAGCACCCGCGCGTCATGCGCGTCTGCACGAAGTACGGGCTGCCCCGCCCGACGCTCATGAAGTTCGTCCACAAGCTCTTGTCGGACTCCTACGACCGGACGGGCGGCGACGCCATGGACCGGATCATCACCGCACTGACGAAGGTGGTGCCTGCGGCATGA